The Setaria viridis chromosome 2, Setaria_viridis_v4.0, whole genome shotgun sequence DNA window GAATAACATTGCCCTTAGTTGATTCTGAGTAATTCCATCCACGTCAAAGGTGTTGCATAGCTACGTAAACActtgtagatgaagattagcatctTCCTTACCAGTAAAAGGTGAACTCTACAAGATCCTCAGTCTTGAAGTATCGATCCCAAACGGTCGGCTGCCACTACCCAATTCATGGATAGGTAAGTCATTGATGTTCGGGATGCAAAGTTCCCCGATAGTAGGTTCTCACTCCAGTTGTTGATCTCCCATTGCAGGTGCTTGAGGTACTTCTAGAGCAACTGCTGCTCCTCTAGGACTTGCTGGTGGTGTCGACTTTGGAgtagacgacgacgacgacgacgacgacgatgatgatgatgatgtttctgacacttccaattcttccttaacAGCTGAACCTTCGATCTctagctttcttgcttgtgctaaATGTCTTCCTTGCCTGTAAAGTTTTTCTGAATCATCCACAAAAATTTTCAATTTGTTGGAGAGGTAGCCATCCATCTCCTGATAGCGTTAGTGAaagcaaacacatatatacaagaattagatttgaaattttgattgagatagcaaaaaacaaaaagattaaaaagaaaagactgaaaaaacttgaacaaaaatttatatctacagatgcatagttaaactagaacttgactATTATTTCCCGGCAACAGTGCCAGAAAAACTTGTTAACAGCTGTTAGCATGGCAATTTAAGAACCGCAAACGTACGgattagttgtagctcttccctcagagtattaaCCTAAgttttatcaatccatggaacttatagcacaagatctatttcaactagcattgttagtattaactttgtatttatgagagattcagatcgAATATACTAAGCATATACAGACacataacagatagagcaaaggtaaccaatctagagcaacctagactatgcatatgttataATTCCGAgtatggatagcaaagcaacacggatatgatcttagtaaaaagcatctttaaatctacatcTCTGGTCCGGATcccgaaaccccccaccttacacaacaAAGATCCTGTcatgatcacctctatcagtgcaagcaggttaagggtaTGATCATAaaaacatgtcatactcatcggtagatcaggcatgcaaatctactCACCACGACCATAAGAACACCCTAGGAAATCTATCATTGATTTATAGATTTAAAAGCAAGCAAAtccgataaagcataaaaccatcaaaggagatacttagattgCTAAGAACATGatcacatctattacttcaccatgaatgattgtacatcacaagatcatcatcgggatcctaccttgatcttgatgacttctagctccagaacatcagcgtgatcttcctcgcagggtgatcatgtcagcagaggttcgcctacgctagcctccgacaactgcacggccctcggctctccggagaggtgtccctcaagcttcttttgcttctctgctgcttcacgtcgagtatgtcatcttggatatggggctcgaTGGATTtttcggggtatttatagtccagagagcgCGTGGTAAAAATTGAAAGGCAAGAGAGCGAAAGAAACCCCCAGGTCGATTGGCctgggagggtccaggccgattggcctgggccttccttttggcccctcgcgtcctgcttcgtctccaagtctcctTAGGTGCTatggaatcttcttttcacttgcatgtgggcctggcacgtcggtagcttcgggatgagattgatattcaatgactttccaaatcttcgcTTGATCTTCTCCGATCCCTCTTTGATCTCGAGCTAGTCCTTGCCATATTttcataaacttagcccctCAGCAATGTTGGAGGGTTGCTTACCAAAGATGGGCACGGGGGCGCCAGAGGgtgctaggccgatcggcctgagctcctttaggccgatcgacctagcCCCTTCCTGGGCCCGCTGACCTTCATCTCGATCGAGCTCGTTCTGTGCTTTATCCAgaaatatgcttttaggtccaatttcctgcaaaaacacaacatcctccaaaatacgttgcatatgtgaaaatgaccggtttattaggtgtaaacaatagtttaggtattaaatttatGTTATTATTggagataaacaggggtaaaagtgtgtcaatagtgagCGTCAATAATTGGAACACTTTATTTCTCAACACATGCTTGCATGGGGATCCCCCTCagtttatgacatttttgcacaccttatttttcaacaaattcttacatgtgggaccctggttggtttatgatgaTTTCACGGATCTTATATTATCACAAAATCACCATGTAACAGCaagtgacgatttctttttaGCTATAGTgacaacttttatgacgttccgtGACTTTGTcgctaaatttgctcggatgtgaaactttatgaccttttcagccagaaacgtcatagatctatgactgtgttataaaattttcatcatagatcaacacatttcttgtagtgggtACTAAATGCAagaccatttagtaccggatcatcCAACCGGTATTAAACGGTCCAATTAGTCACAAGTCATGTGAATGTCACGTATAATATGCTTTCCTTTCTTACCATCttacctacacaacacatgtgatggagttagatatgctttccttttgaagtactTTGTAGAGTACCATCTAGTATCGGGcaataacaccacccggtactaaagggtggtGTTATTGCCTGATACTAAATGGTCCAGGAGTATTAGTATCGGGtcataacaccaaccggtactaaagggtgacaTTTAGTATAGGGTGTTGTATTGACCCGCTACTAAAAGGCCTCCGAGGATCGAAAAtttgcaaccggtactaattccGTTGTTAGTACCGAACCAAAGTCCTCTGGTACTAACACCATGGATAAATTCTCACTTCTCCGGTAGTGTATAGAGCAATTGCTCCAAACTTACCTATACCATTCGATAAAATATAATCCATCTTGGCCTGCAAGCACCAATTAGGATTTTTGAACAATCCATACTACGCTACTAATGATTTGAAACAACCAGAATAGGAGCTTTCCGCCTATGGAATGCATTTTTTTCTTATCACTTTGTTTTGTGAAAACATAGGATTTTATCTATTTTTCAATTTGAGCTGAATCATAGTTACCTATTCAATTTACTGCTCTAAACAGGATTCATAAACTACAGCAATCTTCAAAATGAAAGGACGTGTTTGGAACTTAGACTAAGTTTCATGACTTTTTGTAGTATGCTTATTTTCTGAAATTAAACTAGTGGTGGGAGAGGGGAAAAAATGGAATAGGAGCTTTCCTCTTATATATGGTATGTATTTGTTTCTTATCGGTTTCTTTTGTGAAACATAGGATTTTATCTAGTTTTCAATCTGAGCTGAATCATAGTTACCTATTCAATTTACAGAATTCATAAACCACATAGCAATCTTCACTTAGTctaaatttcatgatttttttatacTATGATTATTTTATTaaattaaactattttaatgtTGTAAAAAATGAGATGTATTTTAAATCCAAAGGAATTCTCGGGTTTCAAACGAAAGTCACAAGCAGACCGGCCTGGTGCTCGCACGGACAGGAAAACAACAGGCAGGCCGCAGGCAGGCAGCAGTGCAGCTTCGAAGCTCTCTGTGGTCACTCGTGGGCCTGTTGGGCCACGAGTGTTACTGGGCTGGAGTTTGACTATTGAGCCTTTTTCTTGGGAATTATAAACCGAGATAAATTAAAAAATTCTTATATAAAGGTTGCTCATTTGTTGTTGTCTATGGACAAGATTTATCCAATCTATTTTCCAGCCCTACACTCACATCCTACCTGTTGTATAAGCACATCCTAAAGACTGGTTCGACGCATCTTAGTATTAACAAAGTCACGACATATatcattttattaaaaaaatagttcaGTTAAAAATACGTACTGTATGCGTAAATGTCTACTTGAAATTACTTTTACTTTAACGAAGACACTGATCCAGTCCTTGCAGAAGTTGAAGAGCACGTCAGGCATCAAAAAAGAACTTTTTCACTGCACCCATTCCGGGGCGATGAAACGGCATTACGGCCTCCCCGATGAAGGATCACGCCACTCCGGGCCTACTATATTTTTTTCCCTAGGCCGTAATCGCCGCGACTTATCATCCGATTATAGCGTAAAAAAAACCCAGTCTTTAAACAAACGATTTGCACGTACAAAAAACAGTCCAAAAGGGGTCCCGCACCCAAGTCATCCATCGGCCTTTCCGTCTCCACAAGCTTCTCTCCTCTGCTCcggcccctcctctctctctcttcaccCCTTTCTTGACTCCCTCTCTATCCCTCCGCACAAGGGAAAGCTGCGCGCTTTCTCTCTCTACCCGGGGGAGAAGGGAGGAAGCCGACGGCCCGACGCAGCCTGTTGGCGTTGGGGGCTAGCGACTGCCCCCGGGGTCCAAGAAATCGAGTTCTTGGAGGGTCCGTCCCATGGCGACGAAGCGGGGCGAGCTGGGGCGGCAGCTCCCGCTGAGAGGCCCCCTCAAGGCCCTGGAGGCCGACATCCACCACGCCAACGCCATGTGAGCATCTCTACTCCTCCACCCGCCCAGGATTCCGCGCTATTCTGGGCGTTTCTTGGTTTGTTTCTCCAGCGCCCCATTTGATGCGGGGTTTTGGGATGAGCCCTGCCCCCGTGCTGAAATTGGGGAAAGTGCGTTGGAGTTGGAGAGGTCCCCCGGTTTGTGGAAAAGTCAGGGAATTTATCCTTTTCGTTAGGGAAGATTTTAGTGTGGGCTTTTAGGGGAGGGTAATTCAGTAAATTCACTGCGATTTCTCAGGGAAGCAGAATAATTCAGGGAGTTCACCTGCGGTTGAGAATTGAGATTGTACCAAAGTTtctgttggggggggggggggggggggggggcgcttgTTGATATCCAACTCAAATTCAGTATGTTCGCCAATCATTTGCATTTCTGAAGAATGCTGCTGGCAAAGGGTGTTTCCTGCCCCTTCCTTGTGTGCCTTGGAAAGCTGCTGGGTGATTAATAAAGTGGTTTGTGAATTTCCAGGGCCGATGCCATTCAGAGGAACTATGGTGGAGCATGCGTGCAGATGAGGCTGTCGTTCAGCTCCCTGGCTCCATTCTTCCTGTACCTCATCCAGTGGCTGGATTGTGGGTGCTGTTATGCTCTTCCCAGTTACTTAGGACTCTTTCACATTCTTATATGCAAGGTAAAAAAGCATTGTGGAGTTTGGAACACATATCTTTGTGCTTCTGTTACTTGCATATGTACAGGAGTTTACAGGTATCAAAATTTCTATACTTTGTTTACAGGTATATGCTGATGGAGATAGCTCAGTGTCAACATATGAAAGGCGGGCAAGCCTTAGGGAATTCTATGGTAATCTCTGGCCTATGTGGGCATATTGTGACCTTCATACAAAAGTGCTTTGAACTTGAAGTCTCATAAGCTTCTTGCATTGCAGCAATCATCTATCCTATTCTGCAGCAGCTTGAGAGTAGTTTGATCGAGAGAGACCTGAAAGGGAAGGGTCGATGCAAAGACATAGTGAGTAGGAGGCGGATGGATGATTGGAAGAAGCTTTCCGGCAAGGATGTGGAAAGGGAGGATGAATGCGGGATTTGCATGGAGACATGCACCAAGATGGTCCTGCCTAATTGCAGTCATGCAATGTGCATAAAATGCTATAGGGACTGGTAATTACTTTTCACAGTTTTTATTACCTGATTGTGAATAGCAGTAGCCTTATGCAATTTGGATATAGATTCTGGGTCTAATAGTAGTGCAGCATTCTAGTTATTTACACTCAAGATATTAGTATTTTGTTTGTTCCATGTATGTTGTTGTGGTTGCTTAGTTTCATCTTGTTCTTGGTATAGGTATAAAAGATCAGAATCTTGCCCTTTCTGCCGAGGAAGCCTCAAAAGAATTCGCTCAAGAGACCTTTGGGTGCTTACAAATTACAATGATGTCATTGACCCTGCAAATTTAGAAAGAGAAAATGTGAGGCATTTCTATAGTTATATTGACAGCTTGCCCCTTATACTCCCTgataatattttctttttctattatGATTATCTGCTATAATCCAGAAGCACCATACATTGAATGTGTAAATTGTGAAATCAGATCAAATTAATGTAGATTTTCTTTGGTAGATGAATGCCCTCTCTGTCTTTGACAACATGCATATGTATTTATTTGTAGGATAGGAATGTAACACTAATGCAACCGTGGATAAAATTTGTAGGTGATATTCATTATATTGTTAATTGCCAGTTATTGGATCCTATCTATGCTGTCCACATAATCTCTATCAGTTCGGTTCCCTGTCTCTATATTTGTTTCTAGAGGTATCTATGATTGAAGCTACTCCGGTTTCCGTTCATTTTCAGTAATGTATTGATTCAGGTGTATTACGCAAGTGCATACCAACATGGACTAGTTTTTTTGATAGACTAATATTAATTAGTAATATACATTGTTAGCCTTTTATTTTCATGGAATGTATTCAACGTTTATTGGGAACTACAATGGGAGATGAATGTAAAGTCTGTTTTTGTCAAATTGATTGGACAGAAGAAATAATACTCTGTTTCTTCAATAATACCTCCTTGAGAAAGGTCATGGCACCAGATGTATGCAGTATTTATGAAAGCCTCTACCAGATAACGCAGGATCTGTGCATTATTGATGCCATCTGGTTTAGCGAAATATATGCATCCAACCTCACTTTTCAGTTGCTTCGAAAAAACCCGACTTTCAGGAACTGTTTCTTTGCGTACCATTTGTGGTGCTTAGTTGTTTTTCAAAGTTACACTCTCGCTTCGAATATTACCTGTTTTCTGATGGGGAACTTGCTGAGCTTCCATGTGTGCTGTGCCGTGCATATGCTTGCCACAAGTAGAAATTGCCCTTCGAACATACTTCACTCTATAGTGGTGTTTGGTATTACTATAAACATGTTATATCAGAtcaaagaaaaagttttttaaagaaaaaggaaatgcgAGTAAAATGTCATAACAGCTTTTTCTCAAGTATAGAAAAAAGTTCACAAATGGAGTATGTGTTGCCACCCTCTGAAAATATGCGACATGAGGGAGGGAGGTTTACTGGGCTACGCTGCTGTATGGTGGCCCTCTATGCAAAAgatcagcttttttttttctgaaattacCGGGACCTCTCTCTATGCAATACTGGCCCTGTTTGGAAGCCTGGTTTTATGAACAAAACCAGTGTGAATTCCAGACCCGAAAAATTTTACATTTGAAACTAAAATAGGCTGTTTGGGTAGCTCGTAAGTCCACTAAATTTACCACAGTATTGGACCATTCCAACCGGAAAATAAAAAACGCCTGTCGAGACCCCACTAAAAAAACGACGAATGTCGGGCGCGTCCTCGACCTCTCGTTGCCATCCTAGTCGTCCTCATCGTGCTCCCCATCGGCATCACCCCGAGGCTTCCATGGCGATCTCGCTCTCGCGCTATCCGTTGGTCCTCCCCCTTCCCCTCTCCGCGGATCTCTCTCCCGGCAACCAATTTGTGCCGACGACACAGCCAGCAGATGCGATCCATGCTTGGATCCACCATCGATGCAGAGTGCTGTGAAGGGTTGCAAAGTTGCGCCGGCGAGCCGCAAGGATCTCACTTTTGGTGGTAGAAAGCTCGAGCTCTATGGCGGTGGGCTCGAATTAGGCGGCGAGGAGTTCGAGTGCGGTGGTTCAACCGAGATTTTGTCTGTTCGATACTCTGATGTCGTGATTGCAGCTTGCAGGTCCTTCAACTTGATTGGCGTTTCCTCATTGATTTGGACAAGCACTCGATTGATGTCCGCAATCTTTGTCGTCTCCACTCGGCAGCACCCAGCTCGTCATCATCTCAGCCTGCATTTTCTGGTGTCAGATGCGGAGATGCCGGTGGCAGAAGGCTCGCCCTGGCCTTCAGACTTGTGGACGAACTCGAGGTTCGAGCGAGAAGGCGCGAGCTGCACAGGCGTTGAGGGCGCGGATGCGTGGAGCAATTGCAGCGCCTGCCGATGTCTTTGAGGACCATTTACCCAAATGGATATTTTATACAAAGGAAAAAATACAGTTGTTTTGTTGTGCACAAGATATTACAACCGGAAGCTAACCACCGGTGAATAAAATTACAAAGTGGCCAAACAGGCTCTCATTCTGTGCGGGCCCTTACCGTGAATTATTTGCGGTTAAAAAGCTTCGATCGAAACACGTTCTCCGGGTTTGGGCTCAGGCCTCAGGGCCCGCAAGCCCTGGACTCCTTAATTATCTCAGGTGTCTCCGCAAGCGCaaacagccgccgccgccgcagccttcGGAGTCGCCTCCCCGACTAATTGCAGCCAAGATCCTCGTCCGGTCCGGCAATGGAGATCGttgcgaggaggaagaagaggaagtcgAAAGATCGCGACAGCCAAGGACCCCCCGACCGCATCAGCGGCCTCCCCGACTGCGTCCTGGGCCACATCGTCTACCTCCTCCCCACCGTCGACGGCGCCCGCACCCAGATCCTCTCCTCCCGTTGGCGCCGCCTCTGGCGCTCCGCCCCGCTCAACCTCGACTGCCACGgcttcggcgccggcgcgcgggcaGCCTGCGTCGACCTCATGTCCCGCGTCCGCAgggcgcacggcggcgccgtcggcccCCTCGTCCTGTCGACGCCCCGCAGGCCCGCCGCCCAGCCATACCTCGACCGCTTCCTCGGTTCCCCCGCCCTGGACGGTCTCCAAGAGCTCGAGTTCTTCTACCACCGTTCGCTGCCGACGGCCCTGCAGCAGCCGATGCAGCCGCCGTTCCCGCCGGAGGCGCGCCGCCTCGCGTCCACCCTTTCCGTTGCAAGCTTTGGCTTCTGCCATTTCTCCGAAGAGACTGCGCGCTCGCTCGTCTTCCCTGTTCTCAAGCATCTGGAGCTCAAAGAAGTCAGCATCTCGGAGGACTCTTTGCGGTCTTTGCTATCTGGCTGCCATGTTCTGGAGAGCTTGCAACTGGACAGAACCTTTGGCTTCCGGCGCTTTCGGCTCATCTCGCCGAGCCTTAGAAGCATAGGCGTGTCTGTTGGTGTGGGTCGAGGATACGCCTTGCCTAGAAAGAGTGCTTTTTTCCGGGGGTGTTTAGATACGatgcgctaaactttagcagggtcacatcgaatattcggatgctaattagaaggactaaacatgagctaattacaaaactaattgcacagatggagtctaattcgcgagatgaatctattaaggctaattaatccatcattagcaaatggttactatagtaccacattgtcaaatcatgaactaatcaggcttaatagattcgtctcgcgaattagactccatctgtgcaattagttttgtaattagaatatgtttaatactcctaattagtatccaaacatccgatgtgacaggtgctaaagtttagcacggtgttcCAAACACCCCATGTCGCCTGCACGTCAGAGTGATCGCGGCACCCAAGTTGGAGGTCTTGGGATGGCTCCCTGATTTTCGTCCCAGACTTAATCTTGGCATTGATGTCCCTCGGGTTTGTAATGCTTCTTTGTTCTTTCTTTCCTGTGATCATAGTGATGTTTCGTACTgctttctgtttttttctttgttctcaTCCTTTGTCATTGTGTGCTGAATTCAGGAACCGAACACAAACACTCTTAGCTTGATGATGGTGATGCGCTCCGTGAAGATTGTAGCGCTTCGCACCCAGTATCTTTCTCTAGATGTCGTTATAAACCTCATGACATGCTTTCCCTGCCTGACGAGTCTGCACATCTCGGTAAAAGTTCTGCTTTTTATTGTTTATTTAGCTTGACCTGCCTTGGCATCAACTCTAGTTCTTCAGCCTCTATTAATTGTACTTTTTAACATTGTGCTTTTCAGTCAGTTAACAGAGGGGACGAGGACAACAATATGTGGCATGCTGAACTACTGGGTCGCATGGAATGCATCAACCAGCATCTGAAGAAAATGATACTATCAGGTTATGTAATGAACTGTATGTCACAGGTTAACTTTATCCAGTTCTTTGTATTGAATGCTAGAGTGCTTCAATTGATGACGTTGGAGATACCACCAGTCATGCCCGCAGAATGGATTGAGATGCAGCCTGAGCTACTCTAGCTCAAGGATAGAGCTTCAAGTgatgctcagcttgatttttccACTGACAGTGCCAGATGGTTGTGTTGCCCTGTAAATCTTAAGTGGGTCAGTGATTTGTCAAGAGCTGATCCCTTCTTATCGAGTTCTCGGAACTGGGCATGATAGCCTTCTGAAAGTTATTATTGCCAAACATCTTTTCCAACTTGATTATATAGTCTGATCGTGTTATCCGAGTTTGGATGCATGTACTCTTCTCTTCAAGAGATATTGTGATTTTTGAGCAAACTATGTTGTATCTTTGTGTTGGAATGTGATAATGCTTAGTCTATTAAGACACACACAGCGCTCTACAAAGAACATGTTTATCATTGGGTATGTCTTGAATATTTACTATGCCTGTTCTCCTTGTGACAACATAATATGCTGCGTAGAAACTATGTAAGATGTTCATGTACTTTTTGGACTTAAATATCCGAGATTAGTGAACTTTCATGATTGGTACATGTTTTTTATGTATCTACTATCACTCAAGTGAATTGTACGGCACAGTTTAAACTTGATGAGAGGGTTACAGTTATGTATTCTTAGTGCttgaaatttaataaaaaagcACCTTTAACTTGGATCCAACACATGTATTCATCAATCTAAATAGTAATTGTCCAATGAAACAAATGATATGCTGCCATATTTCTCATTTAATTTGATTTGAAGTTCTCATGTCTCATGGTGGTGGGCTTTTGCCTTCGTGGCCTGAAGATGCACTTGTATTGGCGGGCCAGGGGACTCAGGCATCCCTGCAAgtcttttttctcctttttgaaACGACCCACAATAATTATACGTGGCATATATTGATGGAGAAGAACAAACCAAgttacaaaacaaaaaacaacaCATGCAACACCACAGCACCGAAGGTCACAACTCAATACTCATGTTAGAAAAGAAATTACTTGACATCAATATTGTGCATTGCGGCATGCGCATTAGATTAATTTCGGTTCTATAATACTCCCATAATCAATTTCAGATCTGCAGTTAAGATTGTCTACGGTAAGATTGCAGCTAGCACTCGCACCAGTGCGCCATCACAAGTTCTAATTTCTAGTCGGTTGCTGTAGCATTTTTGTTGAGCATCAGCATTTAGTTAGAGATGCTGTGGAGAGACCCAAAAGACATTGATCTTTGGCAGCTTAACGTACACATGAAAGAAATGGTCATGCTCttaaatttagggggtgtttggatacgaggtgttaaactttaatagtgtcacatcgaatgttcggacgctaattaggagaactaaatataagctaattataaaactaattacacaaccctatgctaattcgcaagacgaatctattaagcctaattaatccatcattagcaaatggttactgtagcaccacattgtccaatcatggactaattaggcttaatagattcgtctcgcgaattacactccatctgtgcaattagttttgtaattagcctatgtttaatacttctaattagcattcaaacatccgatgtgacgggtgttaaactttaacactagtGAGCCGAACAGGACGTGGTGGGAAGCTCactttcttttccattttacAAGATGTTTATCACATCTGAATCATATTCACTCTGTCCCATGTGTTCCTGATATACACTGTATTGGTTCTGGGCAGCATGCGACAGAGTGAAGATTATCCAAAAAAAGACAATgaaaggaaggaggagaggatTATTTTTTGACAGTAATAACTCATGCAATTATTAGGTGTGTTCATTGTCAAGCCCAAGAATGCAAATACGGCTTCAATTCTGTCTTTATTTCGTGTATGCTACTGCTCAACAGAGGCGGAGCTCCACAAACAAATCAGAAGGGGCCAACATGTGGAATTAAGCACTAAACACAAAATTACTGTTTATTCAATGGAGATTAGATTGGACCACGGGGCATGGCCCCCTTTGGTCTCAACTAATTTCCGCCGGTGCTGCTCAACACCAGCTTTGGCGCTTCCGCATATGCCCCCTGCtataagaaaaaatatattaatattattGTTTCTCTTTCATGGCTTTCATGTTGCTAATTCTTGATAAATAAATGTTCCATACAACCGCAAGAGCTACAATGTTTGGTGGTCAGAAGATCTAACGGAAATTTAGAACCAAACAGAGACCATCCCTTGAGGTTATTGCTAAAAAAGGTAGATACCTCGTACAATCACATAGCTGAATGAAACCATACATGGTAAATTTCATACATTTATCCAGGATATCTCAATTTAGACTTCATGCAAACATCCTTGAGATGGTCTATTTTCTGCAATGAATTTCATTCTATGGCCTCATTAATTATTTGTGGATGCTGATTGTAAGCCTGGCCAAGGACTGCAAACGAACCAGGTACTTATCAAACATCTAGACAAATAGTTTCATTTTCCGCACGCATGCATTAAAAGTTACTTTTGACGGAAACATTAACAAGTTACTTGCAGTAATCTTGCACCGCTATTACTAACTTTACTAATTAAAAtctcaaatatattttatagATCCGTGCAATGCATTCAGCCTTGAAATAGTCATCACCCACCAGTCAAGTTTCTGGACAGAAATCAAAACAGCTCAGATGACATCGCCAACAAGCATGTCATAGACTAAATAGCTTATGAAAACCCAATTGTAATGTACAGCTCTATAAAAAAAACTGTACGTGCAAGACCACTAATATCAAAGTGAATACTATGCATCTGTATCTTAATATATGTTCATAAATTTAATCTGCTATATCTACATTATCTTCCCCGCATCAACTAATAATAACCTACATATAACAATTCCACTTCCATTAGACCAATTTACTACATCGACACATATCAGGTGGCATCCCATAGTACCAATCGCAAAACACTACGCGCGCATGGGTGTGCGCCAATCACTAGTAGAACATTAACATTGCACGGGCGACCAAGATACCCTGCTCACTGTAGCAACAAACACTAGGGGCAACGGTTCTCCAATGCAATGCCGCCATGGAGGGCACAACATCCATGGATGCTTACAACACAAGTGGATAACACTAGGTTTTTCAACTAGGAAAAACATTAGGAATATCCACCTCAGTAATTACCTCGAACAAGAGATACAGCTTCGAAGGCGTCACCATTATCAGCATTAGAAGAAAAGCTTAGCAATGCACTTGCATGCCCAAGATATATCCACCATAGCAGGTATTCCTTCCATCCTCTTTTGATAGTCGTATTTCACCTTGGCGCAATGCGTGCTTATCATCCATTTAGTCATGCCATTAGTTATTTCTTGTAAACAAACGATTCATTAATGGCCATGCTTCTTGATACCATGTACCCAATCTTGTAGGGAAGAATGAAGAGTTGTGCATCAAGCCCGAGATAACTATTAAGCGGATGGATGGTTGGATTGAAAAGGCTGTCAAAAGagattttttttcagatttgaaaatatgcctatcaaaagagaatagaGGGAAAGGAGTATATCAAAAGAGTATATGAAAGGAATTTATAAATTAAAAGATTGATTTGTCTTTTACATCTCACATATGGACCTTAAT harbors:
- the LOC117842000 gene encoding E3 ubiquitin-protein ligase AIRP2, with the protein product MATKRGELGRQLPLRGPLKALEADIHHANAMADAIQRNYGGACVQMRLSFSSLAPFFLYLIQWLDCGCCYALPSYLGLFHILICKVYADGDSSVSTYERRASLREFYAIIYPILQQLESSLIERDLKGKGRCKDIVSRRRMDDWKKLSGKDVEREDECGICMETCTKMVLPNCSHAMCIKCYRDWYKRSESCPFCRGSLKRIRSRDLWVLTNYNDVIDPANLERENVRHFYSYIDSLPLILPDNIFFFYYDYLL
- the LOC117842001 gene encoding putative F-box/FBD/LRR-repeat protein At5g44950 codes for the protein MEIVARRKKRKSKDRDSQGPPDRISGLPDCVLGHIVYLLPTVDGARTQILSSRWRRLWRSAPLNLDCHGFGAGARAACVDLMSRVRRAHGGAVGPLVLSTPRRPAAQPYLDRFLGSPALDGLQELEFFYHRSLPTALQQPMQPPFPPEARRLASTLSVASFGFCHFSEETARSLVFPVLKHLELKEVSISEDSLRSLLSGCHVLESLQLDRTFGFRRFRLISPSLRSIGVSVGVGRGYALPRKSAFFRGCLDTMLIAAPKLEVLGWLPDFRPRLNLGIDVPREPNTNTLSLMMVMRSVKIVALRTQYLSLDVVINLMTCFPCLTSLHISSVNRGDEDNNMWHAELLGRMECINQHLKKMILSGYVMNCMSQVNFIQFFVLNARVLQLMTLEIPPVMPAEWIEMQPELL